GCTTTTCCATCACGGTATGCAGTCGGCGCGCACCAATATTTTCGGCCCTGCTGTTGGCCTGGGCGGCAATGTGGGCAAGTTCTTTGAGTCCATTTTTTTGAAACTTCAAGGCGACCTTCTCGGTTTCCATCAAGGCTTCATATTGAATAGGAAGTGCATTTTTTGGCTCTTCCAAAATGCGAAGGAGCTCTGCTTCACCCAGCGACTGCAGTTCCACCCGAATAGGGAAACGACCTTGTAGCTCGGGAATCAAATCACTGACCTTGCTCACATGGAATGCTCCAGCAGCGATGAAAAGGATATGGTCAGTTTTAACAGGGCCATACTTGGTGGTGACGGTAGAGCCTTCAACGATCGGTAGAATATCACGCTGGACACCTTCACGTGACACATCAACTCCACCACCGCCTTCTCGTTTGGCGATTTTGTCGATTTCATCGAGAAAGACGATGCCGCTGTTTTCCGCGCGGTCGACGGCCTCGGCGTTGACGTCATCTTGGTCAATCAGTTTGGCGGCTTCTTCGTGGGAAAAGATTTCCAGCGCTTCTGGAACTTTAACACGGCGTTTTCGAGTTTTACGACCGCCCATCATCTGGCCCATCATATCTTGGATATTCATGCCCATCTCTTCCATGCCGCTGTTACTAAAAACCTGCATGGTGGGCATCGATCGGTCCTGCGCATCGATTTCAACTTCGCGGTCGTTGAGCTTATCTTCCCGAAGCATTTTACGCATCGTTTGACGACTGTCATCGTCGGCCGGAGTCTGCTCGTCGCCTTGTTTTTCGTAGGCAGGCCTTGGCAAGAGAATATCTAGGACCCGGTCTTCTGCATGCTGGCGAGCGTTTACCATCACGCGTTCTTTCGCTTCCTCACGCACCATGTGAATGGAGCGTTCCATGAGGTCACGTACAATAGAGTCAACATCGCGGCCCACATAGCCAACTTCGGTAAACTTACTGGCCTCAACTTTTACAAAGGGCGCATTGGCAAGCTTGGCAAGACGCCGTGCAATTTCTGTTTTACCAACACCGGTGGAGCCAATGAGGATAATGTTTTTGGGAGCGATTTCGTCACGCAGCTCGTCTGGAACGCGTTTTCTTCTCCAGCGATTTCTAAGCGCAATGGCGACAGCACGCTTGGCATCTTTTTGGCCAACAATGTATTTGTCGAGCTCGCCAACAGTTTCGCGAGGGGTGAAGCTTGTTTGTTCGTTAAATGATGTTGCCATACTCTTACTCGGCTCCAAGTTCTTCAAAGATGATATTTGCGTTGGTATAGATACAGAGATCCGCGGC
The Deltaproteobacteria bacterium DNA segment above includes these coding regions:
- the hslU gene encoding ATP-dependent protease ATPase subunit HslU, translated to MATSFNEQTSFTPRETVGELDKYIVGQKDAKRAVAIALRNRWRRKRVPDELRDEIAPKNIILIGSTGVGKTEIARRLAKLANAPFVKVEASKFTEVGYVGRDVDSIVRDLMERSIHMVREEAKERVMVNARQHAEDRVLDILLPRPAYEKQGDEQTPADDDSRQTMRKMLREDKLNDREVEIDAQDRSMPTMQVFSNSGMEEMGMNIQDMMGQMMGGRKTRKRRVKVPEALEIFSHEEAAKLIDQDDVNAEAVDRAENSGIVFLDEIDKIAKREGGGGVDVSREGVQRDILPIVEGSTVTTKYGPVKTDHILFIAAGAFHVSKVSDLIPELQGRFPIRVELQSLGEAELLRILEEPKNALPIQYEALMETEKVALKFQKNGLKELAHIAAQANSRAENIGARRLHTVMEKLLEEISFEAPECAGTSVTVDAAFVKSTLEDFYTKEDLSKYIL